The region gcctgggtggctcagatggttaagcgtctgccttcggctcaggtcatgatcccagggtcctcggatcgagtcccgcatcaggctccctgctccttgggagcctgcttctccctctgcttctctctctctctctctccccctctgtctctcatgaataaataaataaaatcttaaaaaaatgttttaagtgaaGAATCCTATTTATTAGAAATGTAGAATAAAGatggaagaggggcacctgggtggctcagttggttgagcatctgactcctgattttggctcaggtcatgatctcagagtcacgaGATTGACCCCCTGCCTcaggctgtgtgctcagcatggagtcagcctgaaattttctctccctccttctccctgcaactctaagagaaaaaaaaaaaagggaagagaaagaattgGCTTTATTCACCACTCCCACCCCTTTCCTctattcctgatctcagggcaGAGCTCTCCAGGCTCCAGGGAATACTACCTTTTGAATGGGTGAGGGTCCTGGTAGGATTGGGTTCAGTAGCTCCTCTGGAGCAGCATGACTTAGCTACCCCCCATTTTGTCCTGAGTCAGTGCAGTTGGGCTGGGTGTTTGGAAATCACCTGATCAGGATGTCTTGGTGGCAGCTTTGCAGCCCTAGACTGCCTCCAGATTTAGTTTAGACGCCAAATTTGGTTAGCTTTTCCCCCAGAAGACTGTATCTGTGTCCAGGGCTTAATTCTCATTGGCTTCTTTTCTACAAAAACCTAGTCAAGGCAGCAAGAGTGTCATTTTTTGcttagaagctttttttttctccctttaaggACAGATTGAGTAGGATATAAGCCTTTGTGTGCTAAGTAGTCAGTTATCTGTGGTTTGTTTAAGAGCACATCCTGAGACCTGTCTTGTCTTTTCTTAGTTTGTAACTGTGGATAAGTTACCTAGCCCCTCTAaacctcaatttccccatctatgAAATGATAATAGCagaattaaatttgattttcatgaAAAACATTGTACAGCAAAATGCTGGGCCATAGCAAGTGCTATGTATTATGGCAAATACTAATGGTAAAAACAACTCTTACAATCCAAATGTCAGGTCATAAAGCAAAGACCACcaaaacttactaaaaaaaaaattctgagtttaTTTAATTGTCAGATAAAGATATAAATACCAGTAGAAAACCTTTTACTGAATAGTTCACAGAGAAATGTCAGGGATGTTTAAGGACTAGAAAGGCAGTTTTATGGCATTTGTgctaataaaagtataaaaaattagcATTCTGCATGGGATGGAATGAATCTGGAAAGAGTCTTCAGTTAGGGCCAATAAAGGGTCTTCTGGTCTCCCATGATTTCAAAAAGTTCAtgatttggggcatctgggtcgctcagtcgttgggcgtctgccttcagttccgttcatggtcccagggtcctgggattgagcccaacattgggctccttgctcagtggaaggcctgcttctccctctcccactccccctgcttctgttcctgctctcactatctctctctctgtcaaataaataaataaaatcttaaaaaaagttcatGGTTTATCATCTTTAGATGGTTAGAAACAATTGCGATCcagttttgattatttcttaGGTAAGTGCAGCCAAATGGTAAAATTTGTGCATGTGTTGATTTTTGGAAACAGAGAAGAGCATATCTTGGACTAATTCAGGAGGCCAAGAGCCAAGATCACTTAAGTCAGTTGTGCTTACCTGTCTTTTCTGTTGCTGAATCTCCACTCCCTGGAGCATGATGCATACTAGTCCTTTAACTAGTATCTCTGAATGGATAGGGAAACTCAAACGTAGATTTCacatatgctctttttttttttaagattttatttatttatttgacagaaagagacacagcgagagagggaacacaagcgggggagtgggagagggagaagcaggcttcccctggagcagggagcctgatgtggggctcgatcccaggatcccgggatcatgacctgagccgaaggcagatgcttaacgactgagccacccaggcacccctcacataTGCTCTATAACCACTGTTCCATACTACCGTCTACGTTGGAGGACATCCAGACTGAGTGACTCTTATGtcaattattctttctttccatagGAAAAGTCACAAAGGACATTCCCATATAGGTCATAAAGATGGTTCTCTCTTGTTGGAAACAAATGGTTGTAGCTATTTGTGTCAGTGTAACTGGTTATGGCCTATAATATAATTTTAGTATAATTACAGACACTTACAGAGCTGAAGATGCCCCTGATGCTTACTTGGAGGATTCCTTGTTAGGATAATATGTACAATATTAGGTAGATAATAAgttttgctgtgggttttttgggtTCAAGTAAAAGATGTAATATGTAAAAATTGAGTACAGTGCataatctgaatctaatcatggGAAAACATTAGGAATGCTCTCTCTATATTCTAGACCATGAGGAATGTTCTCTAAAAATAGGGGAAGGAAACTAAAGAAATGTGATAACTAATTATAATACCTAATCCTAGACCGGATCCTGTACTGCAGGGAAAGTGCTATAAAAGGATATTATTGGCTCAACTGACAAGATTGGAATATATATGGAAGTTAGATACAGGTATGATATAGATGTCAAATCTACTGAAGTTAATAACTGTATTGTAGTTATGAAAGAGAATACCCCACTTTTATGAGATACACATCCAAGTATTTAGGATTAAAGGACCATGATGTATGCAGtatactctcaaatggttcagagaataaatacacatacataaacctatacacacatacacacaaatataacATACACATGTTAACAATAGGTAATTTGGGTAGAGGGTGCCCAGATGTTCTTTGTATTGTTCTTAATCTTGCAACTCTTCTGTACATTTGAAACTATTTCcatataaaaagtttaaagacGTTGAATGGAAATGTGGGTCCTGTGAAGTTCATCTTGGGGAGACAGACATGAATCATTGTGAATGATTAATGGATTAGATCTTAACCGTAAGACAAGGAAGAAGAGCCCAGTGAGCCTTTCCTAGGACTACTCTGACTCCgaacttcatttcttcctttcttcagcaGAATCAAAACCGGAAGTTCATCCCTGGCCCTCCTGCCTTCTGGCCTTTGGCAAGCAGCAATTTCTCAGTCCAAGTTAACTACTCAGTCATCCTATATTCCAGATTTACATTCAGTAAGTCCACTCCAACCAGGAGATTCTTGCCGAGAGGATCAGCAGTGGCAATGGCAACGGCAACGGCAACGGCAACAGCGTTCTGATAAAAACCACCGGGAGGCCAAAGCAGAAGATCGAGGAAGAGGAGGTTCTTAACCCTTGTCTGGGAGTACAAATGAGAGGGGGACTTCCAAGGTTTTCCCTAGCTCACCCCAGGGACCATCAGTAAGCTCCCAGGCAGGCAACTGAGTATTGAAGGTAAAACTCAGTCTAGCCCATAGGACGAGCTCTGGGGTGTGCACACGGTTCCTGAGAGGGTAGAAACCTCAGGATTTGGAGCAGTTGAGTTTGCAGAGCGTGGACTAGATTTCAGCCAGAAGACAAACCTATTCAGACACAAGGCAGTCACAGGGGAAACATGTGTGTGGGGAGTGTGGGCGAGGCTTCGGCAGGAAGTCACATCTCATCAGACATGAGAGGACACACACAGGGGAAAAGCCGCATGTGTGTGGGGAGTGTGGGCAAGCTTTTAGCCACAAGACAGTCCTCAGCACACACCGGAGGACACACATGGGAGAGAGGCCTTACAAGTGCATGGTGTGTGGGTGAGACTTTAGCCCCAAGTCTACTCTCAGCACACATCAGAGGACACATTCAGGGGAAAAGCCTTATGTGTGCAGGGAATATGGGTGAGGCTTTAGCTATAAGTCAGCCCTCATGAGACACTGGAGGACACACTCAGGAAAAAGGCTTAGGTGTGTGGAGAGCGAGAGTGTGTGTTTAGCAACAAGTCATCCGTCAGCCACACCAGAGGATGCACTCAGGGGAGAAGCCTTGAATTGTAAGGTAATGTGGACAAGGCTTTAGCTGGACATCACTCCTCATCACAGAGCAAAGGACATACTCAGGGAGAAGCCTGTGTACAGGGAGTGCAAAGTGTTAGCTGGAGGTGACCTCTTAAGAAACACCGAGAGTCACATCTGTCCTCCATACATGACCAACCCCGTGCCAGCTCGGAGAGGGCTTCAGGAACAGTCTTCTGACCCCTGACCCCTTCTGTGAGTGTGAAGGTGGTAGAGGTCTAGCTTCTGCGAACAGAGATACCAGGTGATGCTCCCCTTGGAGAAGCGGACTTCACACCTCATCGACTACTTCTTGCTTCCTTCTGCAAGTCCATTAACTTCCACTGACTTCTATGACACTCTCCTGTTCCCTTTTTTTCTATGTCCCTAACCTTTGCTGCATCCTCTTCTACCCCTCCCTTTAGGGATTGCTCAGGGTTCAGTCTCTAGCCTGTAATCTGAGGGACTCCTCAGCCATGTCTTCCTGCTACCCCTCCAATCCCAAACCCAGGTCCCTTTAACCACACCCCAAAGTTCTTCGGTCTCGGGACTTAGATCTCGTAACCATGCTGCTTTGGTCCTCCCCTGGCAGGTGTAAGATCACTAGCAATGCCCACCATCAGCCTGACAATACCAGGTTTTGGGGCTTTTAAGCACGGCCCCTCTAAAGCGCCCCTACTCTCTGGGTCCAGTCTTTTAGCCACAGGCTCATATCTGTCCTCACTATGTTGCTAAAGCTCTTTGAACCGGAGCCACTCTTGCCTATGTTACCTCCCCAGGGCCCAAATGACCCTTCCTGACCCacatgatggaaagaaaaaatgttcgTTTTCTATTAAAATCCACACAGACATCGTAGAGACACCGCACGTGCCTGTGAGACCACTGTCAGATTCAGGAATCACAGGAAGAGATGCAGAGGGGACCGATGTCCAGGCCAGGGCAGATAGCTTCGGGTTCCTTTCGGTCAGGAATCAGTCCCTCCtgtgtcttcctctttttttattttttcttttaaaatttatttatttatttgagagagagagacaaagaaagagagcaggggaggagcagatggagaaggacaagcagactccatgctgagcacagagcccaatgcagggccgcattccaggaccctgacgcctgagctgaaatcaagagccagacgctcaacggaccaagccacccaggtgctcctagctGAAGTTTTGCTGTAGGGGCAAATGGCTCATTTCTGATGGATGATAAGAGACTTAAAAGGCTGCAGGGCCTGAAATAAAACTGAGACCAGGACAGCTCCTGTGTTCCTACTGGCATTGTCCTTCAACCTCACCCCAAAGttctctggctctgccccttttGAAGCAATTTTCCTTAGCCCTACAAACGCTTCACCccctttttttctcagctttgtCCCTCAGTATagacttcttccttcctgccccaaattttcttttcttttcttctcttaagattttatttattcatttgagagagagagagaaagcgagcacaagccaggggaaggagcagagggagagggacaagcagactccacgctgagtgcagaacccaacgcaggactcaatcccaggaccctgagatcatgacctgagccgaaaccaagagtcagacgcttaactgactgagccacccaggcgtcccaaattttcttttaatgttgaaGTACCTGCAGGCTGGGACTGTGGGGAAGAGtgctttttgggggtgggggtggggcagagagggcgCTAGAGGGGCTACTCACTGTTTCTGCCCCTATCCCAACTTCTGCGGGGATGAGATAGAAGCTTCAAAGTTCAGCTCTAGTTGCTGTAACTGATTCCCTACCCTCTGCCTCCCCGAGTAATGGAGGTACCCTCATTACCCCACCCCACTTTTGCACAGTTTTAACATCTTAAGAGGTCTGTGTTTTGAGGCCACTTTCCCATGAGGCTTTGTGGGAGTGCTCTATTGACTCAGTCCAGGGGTCCTGGTTTTCTGCAGCTGTTTCCATCATCATTCCCACATCCCTTGTCTCTGCTCCTACTTTCCACACTTGAGAGGGCCCTTCATACCCTGTCTCTTTCTAGGTCTTGCGGTGAGAGATGGGAATTAAAGTCCCCATATGTGGCTCCTGTAGTTCAGATGCTGGGCCCTAGGGCGAGCCTCTCtccagggagtgagagagaagggTGGAATGAGGCTCAGGCATATATGAGTCTTAAAGGGATCATGGGCTCTCAGAACCTTAGAATCCAGGACAGGTGAATCCTGGATGCTCTTGGAGAACTGGGATAAATGTGGACTCAGTTTAGGCATCCACGCTGCTCATCTGGGGAAGTGAATCTCACTCTTCACCCTGCCCTTGGATGGTTCAAGGGCCCAGGCTCCCTAGGCCCATATGTGACCAAGAAGAATAAGCCTGAGGGAGAATTTGTTGGATAATGAATGCATGGGAGGGAATTCTTGGGTAGATGAATGTTTGAATTTAGAGATTACAATTCCATGGGAGAGGATTGTGTGCAGTGGGAGGAGGCTGACAggtgaaaaaattttttgaatgttgTATAGCTACTGTGAAGAGGAAATTGTCTTTGAAATGTCCAAATTTTGCTGGATTTCTATGTTACCACCTGTTTTCAAGCTGAATCTGtgctaaagatattttttattaatctggaatatttttattaatctagtatatttttattaatctggTGTATTTTAGTCATAAgtgtttcatttgattttaaGTAAAGTTGcggaaatagaaaatgaatttacTTGATTTCAGgttaaaacaaatacatgtagCCATCTTCtgtaaataatcatttttaaacctTGGAAGTTattttcttacagaaaataaTGGTCATATGGAGCCAGATCTGTGTCTGCACAACATGTAGTATCTATTATGATTTCTTTTCACTGTCAAACTTCTCTTTGGCAGTTCTTAAAGcccagggtgcctaggtggctcaatcggttaagcatctgcgttcagctcaggtcatgatcccagggtcctgggatcgagccctgaatcaggctccctgctcagcggggagcctgtttctccctctccctctgccccacccctcatgcgctctctctctctctctccctcaaataaacaaataaaaccttaaaaaaaagtttgaaccAGTTCTTGAAGCCCAGTTCTCaatccagtgctctttcctttctgtcccATGGATTATCTatagtccattctttttttattgctgagtaatattccattgtgtgaataagTCATAATTTAaccatttacctgttgatggacatttggattgtttccaatttgggctgtattatgaacattcatgtaccaTTCTTTGTATGGGCAAATGCTTTCAGATACCTTGGGTAAAAACATAGGAGTGGAATGATTGTGTCATATAATGGGTGTATGCTTGACTTTTTACTATAAAACtaccaaacttttccaaagtggttgtccCATTTTTTTAtactcaccagcagtgtatgagagtttcagttttctCCACGTTCTTACCAACATTTGCTatggataatatttttaattttagagattcTAATaagtgtatagtggtatctcatcttggtcttattttacatttccctaatgggTAATAatgtttaacatcttttcattttgccCATATTCTTTATTGGGTGTTTGCTTTCCTATTATTGAGTCTTGAGAGTGCTTTATGTTTTTGATTCAagccttttatcagatatgtaatttgctGTCAAATTAATGGAAGACATAAaggtaagagctaaaattataaaactcagaggaaaacataggcacaAACCTTTGAGATCTTGGGGTAGGCAGTGAAATCTTAGATCTCCAAAAGCACaacaaatgagaggaaaaaatgataaaatggatttaattaaaatttaaaactattgtGCTTCAagagacaccattaagaaagtgaaagtaaaagatgacttttttggtatgtatttattcactttttaaaaaatattttatttatttatttgtcagagaaagagagcacaagcagggggagtggcaggcagagggagaaacaggctcccctctgagcaaggagcccaatgcaggacttgatcccaggaccctgggatcatgacctgagctgaagacagacacttaaccaactgagccacccaggcatcccagtatcTTGATTGTATTTAGTCACTTTTACCTTGGAACTGTACCTTGGATCTGGACCTTTAACTTCATATGTTAGACGTGACCTTAGTCGTAGATATTGGATCAGGACCTTAGGTCTACACATGTATGTTAGGCATGCACCTTGGACCTGGATTTGTCTAGTTCCTTGGAAATGCTCATAAGCTAGATATTATAAGTGGATGTGAAACTTTTACTTAGACCTTGGAATTTGTCCTGGACTTAGACCCCTGGACCTTGGTCAATATTTAGATCTTGGGCTCCAACCTGTATTTTTCCAGAATCTTGGACCTGAGCTTATATCTGGACCTTGGTCATGGGCCTGAACTTGGATCTTGATCTGGAGCATGAGTGTTATATggtagggctgctataacaaaataccacagactggatcaCTTAACCAACAGAAAGTTAGTGTCTTAACAGTTCTGCAAGCTAAAAGTTCAAGATAAGCTGTTGGCAGGGTTGATatcttctgagggctgtgaagaAGAAATCAATTTTGTACCTCTTTCCTGGATTCTGGTGTTTTTCTGGCAATCTTCAGCATTCTTTGGTTTGTAGATGAACTGCCCCAATCTCTGTCTTTATGTTCACATGGTAGTTCTCCCGTATGTGTGTCTGtgccaaatttcttctttttataaggatgccagtcatattgaattaggggTCCACCTACTCCTGTATGAACTTCATCTTAATTAATTcatctgcaacaaccctatttccaaaaaagGTTACATTCTGtagtactgggagttaggacttcaacatatgaatttttgagGACCACAACTCAATAATCCTGTGAAGTGGTATCTTTGGGACATTGACTTGGACTCTGTATATGAACTTGGAATTTGGACTTGGAACTGGATGTTGACCTGACCAGAACATTGAACCTGACCTTAGACCTAGACCTTGACTTTTGGAAGAGTGCCTGAAACTTTGATTGGAAGAAAATCAGAcctggattttgatggacttGGACCTTGGACCCAGTACCTGGATTTGGACATGgacctaaattatttttaaaaagattttattgatttattttgagggagagagagagaatgaacgagggggaaggacagagggagagagaaaagcaggctagcaggatccccgctgagcagggaacctgatgagggactcaatcctaggaccctgggatcatgacctgagccacccaggcacccctggttgtTGAATCTGAACTTCTAACAAAGGACTTGGACTTTATACTTGGACCATGGATCTGACCCCATGCCTAGACTTCAGATCTGGATGTGACATGACCTTGGGCCAAGTATTTAGACCTGGATGTCCATCCTGAACTTTGACCTTCTCCTGGACATTGAACCTGAAACTTAGACATACACAGGACCTGGAATTTTTACCTGACATTGGACTTGTACATTGGACCTGGATCTCAGATATGATCTTTAGATATGCACATGCACATTGGACCTGAACTTTGGACCTCGATTTTCCCAGTATCCTGCATATAACCTTTACCTGGAATTTGGACCTGAACTTGGATTTTTGACTTGGACATTGGAGCTGGACCTTGTATGTGGACATGGACTTTGAACCTAAACCTTGGAATTCAACCTCAGACCTGGATTTGTTCAGCATTTAGGAACTGACATTAGACCTGGACTTTGGTCAAGGATCTGACCTATGCTTCAGCCTTGGACCTGGGACTCAGATTTCAATCTGCATCTTGGACTTAGGACCATGATCTGGATGATGTAAATGGACTTGGACTTTGGACTTGGACCTTGAACCAGAATTTGTACATGACTTTGTACCTAATCTTTGGATCTAAATCCGGACCTGGTTTTGGATGTTGGACTTAGACTTAAGGCTTTGATTTTACCTGGAACATATACTTGACATTAGACTTGGTCATTAGACAAATACCAGGACTTGAGAGAGAgatgtggggggaggagcagagggagagggatgagcagactccacgctgatcatggagcctgacacggggctcagtcccacgaccctgagatcatgacctgagccaaaatcaagagtcagacgctcaactgactgagccacccaggagaccctgaatctcaaattttgctttttcttggaCAATAGGCCTtaccttaaaaatagaaattgtgcCTACATTTGGATCTTTGACCTGAACCTGCATGTATGAACAAGATTTTGGATCTTACCAGTGAGTTTTAGCAATGAAATTGACTTTGGTCCTGGACCTCAGACATAGATGTAGTTCTTAGACTTACGCTTCAGTCCTGGATTTGGATCTCAAATGTGAAATCAGATCTTAAAGCTGAACCACATTTCTGGACCCTAACCCTATAATTCAGAATGGATTATACATGACCTTGGAACTAGAACTTGGATTTGGATCTTGGAGCAACCTGGTACTAGATAGTCAACCTGGACTTTAGACATGGATTTAATCTGGATCTTGGACTCATCTTAGACCTGGGAAGTGGACCTAGAATTAGACCTTGGACCTGGTCCTTGAACCTCAGGTTTGGATCTGATTTTGGGTCTTGACCTAAACCTGAATTTTGGAATTGGTTGAGTGTACCTCAACTTTGAACATTGGGCCTTGAATCTAGACTGTGATCCTGGACCTAGATTTGACATTAAACACTAACACTGGACCTGAGACTCAAATATGAACATAGGTGTTGGACCTAGACCATGGACCTAGACTTGGATCTAGATCTTAGATATAATCTTTGGAACTGAACACCGACCTGCTCCTGAACCTTGTAGATTTTGGGTGTGGAATTGGCCTGTAAGTTAGTCCTGATATTAAACCTGGTCCTTGGACATGGACTTGGACTTTGATATTAGAACTGTATTTTGGACTTCAGACTTGACACTGAACATTTTAAACTCGGATCTGCCCTTTGGACCTGAATGTAGGGTGTGAATCTGCATTTGATCTTGGATACTTATGTTGGACCTGGGCTTTGGAAATGGACATGGATCTTGGACCTGGACCTTGGCCTGTTATGTTGTAGACTTAATGACCTTGTTCTCAAACTCTGGACCTGGACCTTGAACCTGGAACCTCAGCCTTGGGCCTCGATCTTGGACTTGACCTTTAGATCTCAAACTGGTCCTTGGACATAGACTTTGACCTTGGACTTAAACATCAAATCAATTGTGGAACTCTGTTTGTCTGTGATATTGGACCTGTCCTCAGACTTGGTTTTTTGGAACTTACTTGAACTTCAACCTCTAACCTGAGACTTTGACATCATGTCAAGTCCTCAGACCTACACCAGGACATGACCTTGGACCTGGAATGTTGATCTGAACCAGAATCCTAGACCTAGACTGGGGGACCTGGGTCTTAGACTGGAACCTTACTTTGGAACTCAACTTGTCCTGGACATTGAACTCAGACATGGGATTGACTTGGATATTGGAGCTTACCTTTGACTTTGACTTAGATGTCTAACTTTGGTCACAGAACTTGGACTTAGGGCACTTGTTTCAGTCTCTCTTGTGGGTGTTAACCCACCACCTTAGTATTTTTCCATGGGTGATGGTAGCCTCAGACCTGGCTAGGAAATAGAGTGCTTCCCCTGGCTGCTTACTGATAGCTGGTACTCCTGATCAATTCTCCTTTGTCAGTTTGCCTGGTGTTTTGAGCTGGACTTTCTACTTAGTCCATTTAGTCATGGGAAGGAATAGGCCAGATGGGCTGTCATCTGTTTCCAGGTTAGGGTTTGGGAAATTCCTAGTCTGGATCACCTTGTTCTGTTGTGTAGGGAGACCTAAGATGCCCTGCTGCTGTGTTGTTCCTCTAGTTTGGAAGTCTCCTTCGGAGAACCTTTCAGAGTTCTCCTTGATTGTTTCTTGCATTATTTTCAGGTTTATAGTTGTACTCAGCAGGGAAGAGCAGAGATAAATGGGTCTACATCATTTTGTCTAGACTGAAAGTCACTGGTCATTGCTGTTCTAGGTTACTCTGTTGAGAGTTTTGCTATAAAGGTGAGCAGAGATATGGGACAGTGGCATGAAGGAGATGTGATGTTAAGAAaggtttgcttttatttatttttattttttaaaatattaagtaggctccatgcctaacgtggggcttgagctcatgaccctgagattatgagttgcatgctgtacagactgagccagctgggagcccttatttattttttaatgagagaaaCTACAGCATGTTTGTAAGATCTATCTCCTGATGATGCAGGAAGCATAGGAAATAATTACTGGAGAAATGCCTTGAATAGGTAGCAGACAATAAGCTTTCCTGCACAAAATGGGGAAGCCTTTAAATAAGAGGTTGGAAGGTTTGTCCATTGTTCATCCAAACAGGAGGGAAGCAGAGTACATGAGCACAAAGGCAGGTGGGTGCTCAGTAAGGTCTTGGAAGTCTAAGGAGTTTCTTTCCTGGCTGTTTCTGTTACCTTCCTGAAAGAGGAAGCAGGGTCAACAGCTGGAcagtgaggaagaaggaagaggttgTTGGAGGTTCGGAGAGAGAATATATGAAAGTTACCTAGGAGAGTAGATGAGCAGATGGCCTAGGTTTAGAAGATGTGAGAGAGCAATATAGAAGACTATGATTTAAAAGTAGGATTTAAAGACTTTAGAGATGGAGGGATCCTAAGTGATGTCAAAGACCAGGATATGGATGGCCTAGTGCTATTTACA is a window of Zalophus californianus isolate mZalCal1 chromosome 1, mZalCal1.pri.v2, whole genome shotgun sequence DNA encoding:
- the ZNF589 gene encoding LOW QUALITY PROTEIN: zinc finger protein 589 (The sequence of the model RefSeq protein was modified relative to this genomic sequence to represent the inferred CDS: inserted 3 bases in 2 codons; deleted 2 bases in 1 codon; substituted 3 bases at 3 genomic stop codons), with amino-acid sequence MGKLGLQKSKPEVHPWPSCLLAFGKQQFLSPSXLLSHPIPDLHSVSPLQPGDSCREDQQWQWQRQRQRQQRSDKNHREAKAEDRGRGGSXPLSGSTNERGTSKVFPSSPQGPSVSSQAGNXVLKVKLSLAHRTSSXGVHTVPERVETSGFGAVEFAERGLDFSQKTNLFRHKAVTGEXHVCGECGRGFGRKSHLIRHERTHTGEKPHVCGECGQAFSHKTVLSTHRRTHMGERPYKCMVCG